The genomic stretch ATTTGGTTGCCCTAAAGCCGTGATGATAATGTCAGCCTGACAGGTAATTTGTGTAATGTTTTTAGTGTGACTGTGCGTTAATGTTACGGTAGAGTTTCCAGGAAATCCGCGTCTTCCCATCAAAATACTCATAGGTCTTCCAACAATATGACTTCTTCCAATAACAACGGTATGTTTTCCTTTGGTTTCTACATCATAACGTTCTAATAGTTCTAGAATTCCAAAAGGTGTTGCAGGAATAAACGTAGACATATCTAGCGCCATTTTCCCGAAGTTTTCTGGATGAAATCCGTCCACATCTTTGTCTGGATTCACTGCCATTAATACTTTTTGCGTATTAATTTGTTCTGGCAAAGGCAATTGAATAATGAATCCGTCAATATCATCATTTTCATTCAATTCATGAATCTTTTTCAATAATTCAAGTTCTGAAGTTGTATTAGACATACGAACCATTGTAGATTCAAATCCGACACGTTCGCACGAGCGCACTTTACTTCCTACATACGTTAAACTTGCGCCATCGTCACCTACCAAAACTGCTGCCAAATGCGGAACTTTTTCTCCGCGATCTTTCATTTTCTGAACCTCAGCGGCTATTTCGTCCTTTATTTCATTGGATACTTTTTTTCCGTCTAATATAATCATGTGTAGTTGTGTGTTGAATTGATTGAAAAATTAAAAGACTGAAGGATTGATGGATTGAAATATAGTTTTACATTTAAAATTCAACATTTAAAATTTAAAATTTCCAAAACCCAAGACCTAAAACCCAAAGACCCAAAAGCAGATTACCCGCCCATTCCTTTCATCATCTGCATTAGCTTTCTTCCGCCGCCGCCTTGCATCATTTTCATCATCTTGCTCATTTGGTCAAACTGCTTTAATAATTGATTCATTTCTTGAACCGAACGCCCTGCTCCTTTTGCAATACGTTTTTTACGACTTGCATTAATCGTAGTTGGTTTTGAACGTTCATCAGGAGTCATGGAATGAATTAGTGCTTCAATATGTTTAAAAGCATCATCTTCAATTTCCATACCTTTCATTGCTTTTGAAGCTCCAGGAATCATGCCGACTAAGTCTTTCATGTTCCCCATTTTCTTCACTTGCTGTATTTGCTTTAAGAAATCATCAAAACCAAACTGATTCTTTGCAATCTTCTTTTGTAATTTTCTAGCTTCTTCTTCATCAAACTGCTCTTGTGCTCTTTCTACTAACGACACCACATCTCCCATTCCAAGAATACGATCTGCCATACGCGAAGGATAGAAAACATCAATTGCTTCCATCTTTTCACCTGTACCAATAAACTTAATTGGTTTGTTTACTACGGATTTAATCGAAATCGCAGCTCCACCACGTGTATCACCATCTAATTTCGTCAAGATAACTCCGTCAAAATTCAAAATATCATTAAAAGCTTTTGCAGTATTCACCGCATCTTGTCCAGTCATAGAATCCACCACAAAAAGTGTTTCCTGTGGCTCAATTGCTTTATGAATATTTGCTATTTCGGTCATCATGGCTTCATCAACTGCCAAACGACCTGCGGTATCTATAATAACTACATTATGTCCGTTTTCTTTGGCAAATGCAACACCTGCTTCTGCAATAGCAACCGGATCTGTATTTCCTTTATCCGAAAACACATCCACTTTTATCTGCTCACCTACAATATGTAACTGATCTATCGCTGCTGGACGATATACATCACAGGCAACTAATAAAGGTTTCTTTGTTTTCTTTGTTTTTAAGTAATTGGCAAGCTTTCCAGAAAACGTCGTTTTACCCGAACCTTGCAAACCAGACATCAAAATAATCGATGGTTTCCCCGACAAGTTAATTCCTGCCGCGTCGCCGCCCATTAATTCGGTTAACTCGTCTTTCACGAGTTTTACCATCAATTGTCCTGGTTGTAATGTCGTTAATACGTTTTGTCCTAAAGCTTTTTCCTTTACAGTATTTGTAAAATCTTTGGCGATTTTGAAGTTTACATCGGCGTCAAGCAATGCTCTTCGCACTTCTTTTAATGTTTCAGCAACATTTACTTCCGTTATACTTCCATGACCTTTCAGTACATGCAACGCTTTATCTAGCTTTTCACTTAAATTATTAAACATACGACGTATTCTTTTTTAGAAGTTGCGAAGATACGAGAAACTTCTAAATTTTGAAAGTATAAAATCACTCGTTTTTAGTTGTGAGTTGTGAGTTGTCGGTTATGAGTTATAGTCGCTTTGCTCCTTTGTTGTGGATTTGTTGTTCGGTGGTTTGTCAATTTGTTGATTTGGCGTTTTAATCAACTTCTAAAATCTAAAATCAGCACTCGTTAATCGTTAATTGGTGTTTGGTATTAGGTCGCTCCGCTTTTGAGTCTTGGGTTTTTCGATATTCAAAATTCAGTATTCAATATTCACTATTCACTAACTTCTCAAATCTAAAATCAACATTCGTTAATCGTTAATTCTTTTTATTATTAGGTCGCTCCGCTTTTGGGTTCTGGGTTTTTCGATATTCGAAATTCAGTATTCGATATTCAGTATTCAATAACTTCTCAAATCAAAAATCAACATTCGTCAATCGTCAATCGTTAATTCGGTGTTCTTTATTCTATACTCTTTGTTCTATGTTCTATCTTCTTTTAAAAAATCAAAAATCAACATTCGTTAATCGTCAATCGTTAATCATTTTTTGGGCGTTACCACCTTAACACTTCCGCTTCGCTCAGTGTACGGCGGTCAGGCTAACCGCTATATCTTTTTTAAAAAATAGTCATTGCGAGAATCTTCCAAAAAATTAATAGCAAACTGTGCTTTATACAAACAGATTACTTCGTCGTTCCTCCTCGTAATGACGAGTTCAAAATTTAAAAAAGGATGTCGCTCCTATCCTTAACGCGAAATAGTAATATAATATCAATGAAGCAATTACAAAGTATACTGAGGTACTCGAAGCATACAAAATTGTACAATTCATAAATATCTCATACATTTAAAGTCTTAAAACTGTATTCCTATGATTATTTTTAATGGCGAAGCAATTGTTGTAACCTTGCTTGCCGCACTATTTACACTTCCATTTTTTGGATTTTACCAATATGACTACATGAGCGAAGATATGTTTGCCGTTTGCATGAGTTGGATGGTTTTGCTAACTTCTCTAATATGTAGAGGATTAGGTGTTGTAGGACGTTTGTTCTTTCTTCCGATGTGGTTATTGAGCATTCCAGCGCCTTTTGTAGTTACCTATATTTCATACGGTTGGACAGGAATTGGAGCGACCTTCGGAATTTTTATAGGCTTAGTCGCTTTTCTAATAGGACTTTCCTATAGAAGTGAAAAAAGACGCCTCAGAAATCTTCAAACAGAAACCATTACATTTCCGTATAAAGAAGCCGATGCCGAAGCGTATTGGTTAGCCGTTAAAAGCAAGTTTTTCTCGCCAACATTCACCAAAATGACACCAGAAATTGCGCGTTTTAATGTCAATGTTGCAGAGAATTTGCAAGCCACAAAAGCCGAATTGAATACGTTAGATGCGTATATACAATCTATGCGAAATGCAGGAACAACACATTCAAAAATAGATCCGACAGTTGAGAAAAATCTCATGAAAGAAATTGATCAACATATTGAACTCATTCAACAGCGAAAAAAATTCAATCAAAAAATTGCGGTGTAGTTAATAGGTATATTTTTAAATTCACAGGAATCCGTTTACAAAACAACAGATTACTTCGTCATACTTTCCTCGTAATGACGTTTCAAAAATTAAATCAATGAATTCATTTTGCAGACTATTCAACATTGAGTTTCACTAAAAAAAGCTGCCTAAATTCTACAAAAGGCAACTTTTAAACTAAACTAAGTCACTAAACTAACTTAATTAAACACTAATTATAAACAAATGTTGCAATCTGCTTCTAACGTAAATAACGTGGAAACTTCATTCGGATTTAATGCAACTTTGTAAACTCTTATATCATCTAAATGACCTTGAAAACCATTTCCTAATATGTAATTTGTCAACGATGAATTTCCAATGTCAATTGTAGAATTTACATCTTCATTTCGTTGGATGCCATCTCGGTATAAACGTACCGTATTATTTGTATCAACCGTAAGTACTAAATGATGCCAATTGGTGGTGTCGGTTGGTAAATTGGTGTCCATATTCCAAGGATCGTCCCATAAACCATATCCAGAATTTGCGTCACTAAATACGGGCGTATTCAAATCAAAAACACTGAGTTGAAAACCTTCGCTTATGACTGCTCCTTTTTGGAATAGAATTTCATAATTAGTAGGATCTGTGTTTTGCATTTTAAACCAAAGACTTACCGAAAACGCGTCGCCTTGCACAATTTGGTTTGCTGTTGTCACAGGAATTTCTATAGTTTCATTTCCGCTAAAAGCGATGGCGCACGTTGCATTTCCTGCTCTGTCTGAAACATAATTGTAATTTCCTGAAGCTTCCCAATTGCTTACCAAATCTTTAGTTTCGTTTGCAAATGGCAGGTATAAAATTAAGTCATTTGTTAAAATCGTTGTGTTTGTACAGCAATCTTCTACGGTAATTATGATTGTATATACTTCATACATTCCGTTTACATCTTCAATTCGTAGATATAGGGTTTCTTGCGGAAATGTATTTGTGTATGCTGTTGGAATTAGTGCAAATATGTTTGCATTCGCGTCAGCTTCTGTTTGATGAAAAGAGAAATTGTATGGCTGCGTACATGTTATGTTTGCAATGAATAATTCTTCCAAATTCATTTCTACAAATCCATCAAACGGATTGTCTTCATCACAAATGGTGGTTTCTATGTTTTCAAAACATTCAAATGGCGTTGTGTTTTCACACGATTTCTGCAACGTTACTTCTTGATTTCCGCTATGTAATTGCAATTCGTTTTCGCTACATTCATCAATAATCCACGAACCGTTCAATGTTGTAATATTTGCACTTACATTGCTAATGTTTAACACCAAATTTCCTTGCGATATTGCTACTTCCCAATTTCCTTCAAATATGTTACTACTTGAAGGTTCGATTGAGAATGTGAAAGAACCATCTGCATTGAAGTAAAATTCATATTCTAATTGCGTGTTTCCGTCCAAATTGGTAATTCGCCAAAAACAATCTGCCAAATTTGCGGTTACTTGTGTTTGAGTACAATCTGCATCGTTGTAATTGTTGTCATCGTCTTCATCGCAGGTATTATCTGCAGCAGCGATTGCCGCTTCTAATGCTGAATTATTATTTACAGAAATGGTAGTTCCGTCAGCAGTTTGAAGATTTATTGGATAGTTTATACTCGCCACAACTCCGCTAGAAAGTGTTGCTAAAAAGGTATATAATTGTTGATCGTGTGTAATGTTTACTGTTTCAATGACTTCAAAATTTACATTAAAAATTGCAATGCTAAACGGATATTGAAAGTCAATACATTCAATGTCAATATCTGGCTGATTTGGGCCTGAACAATTCGAAATTTGCGAAAGTAATGCTGCTTCATTTTCAATCGTAATTTCCGTATAATCACTTAAAATAATTGTAATTGGATATGTAATTGCAACCGTTTCATCCGTTGATTGATTTAATAATTCAAGAATTGTAGCGTAATCGTTTGTGCTATTTACAACAATTGTTGTTCCGTTAACTGAAACTGTCACAGGCAAATCGACCAAGAAACAATTTGAATTGTCAATGATGTTATCCAAAGAACCATCAAGCAATGTCATGCGCTCCATTAATTGCGGCAACGCTGTGTTTGCCACCAAAGTAGCTGCTGGATTTGATTCTGAAATTTCTACATTTTCTTCTTGACAAGAATTGAAGCAGAGACATATCGCGAGAAGCGAAAAAAGGGTTTTTATGAATTTTATAGGAGCGATTCCATTCATATATTCATGAGGTTTACATAGTCTAGTTTTCTAGTATGCTATTATTAAAACAACTTCGAAGGCAAAATTCCCACCTATATAATTAAAAAATTTATGTTTACTTTTAGTCCATAATTTAACTAGCATTTATGCCAAAACCATTGCAAGATAACATTTGTAACGAATTGATGTTTTCTAAAATTTTCAAGAAACATTACCAAAGTTTGTATTCGTATTTGTATTACAAGTTTGGCGATTATTTGAATCCAGAAGATAAAGCACAAGAAGCGTTTACGAAATTATGGCAAAATTGCGGAAAAGTTACGCCTGCAAAAGCCAAAAGCTATGTGTTTACGATAGGTAATAATATGATGCTGAATGAAGTGAAACATCATAAAGTCGTTTTACAACATCGAAAAATAAAACCAAGATCGCATACCAACGAGAATCCTGAGTTTTTAATGCAAGAACAAGAGTATTTGCAAAAATTACAACGTGCTATTGGAAATTTGACAGAATCTGAACGTGTAGCTTTTTTGATGAATCGTGTGGAAGGAAAAAAACATAAAGAGATTGCCGCGTTGCTAGATATTTCTACGAAAGCTGTGGAAAAACGTATTTATCGTGCGCTGAGCAAGTTGCGGGAAGAGATAAATGAGTTATGAGTTTGTTAGTTTGTTAGTTTGTTAGTTTGTTAGTTTGTTAGTAAAATAAATTTTTCATCGATAACTAATCGTCTTTTCGAGTAATTTTTGAAATGAAATGAAGAAAATTGTATCGAGAAATACTTTAAACTCAAAATGTAAAACTCAAAATGTAAAATGTAAAAGTTTTAGCTTGTTTGTGTGATACTGAATCAAGTTCAGTATGATGTAATTACAAATAAGAATCTAAAATTTATAAAACGTCTTTTCGAGTAATTTTTGAAATGAAATGAAGAAAATTGTATCGAGAAATACTTTAAAACTCAAAGCAGATCTCGATACTAATTTGTTTCACAAATTCACTCGATCAGACGATTAGCTTATAAATTTAAAAATATTTTCAATTTAAAATTCAGCATTTATAATTTAAAATTTCTATAGGGGAATTTAAGATACAAAGTTGTTATATAGATAAGTACCAATTATGAAACGAGAAGAATTACTACAAAAATGGCTAGATCACGCGTTGACGCCTCAAGAGTTGGAAGCTTTTAAACAGCTTGACGATTATGAGGAATTAACGAAGTTAGATAACGCCTTACAGCATTTTAAAGCACCAGAAACAAATGTTGAAGCTGCTTACAAT from Kordia antarctica encodes the following:
- a CDS encoding bifunctional 5,10-methylenetetrahydrofolate dehydrogenase/5,10-methenyltetrahydrofolate cyclohydrolase, producing MIILDGKKVSNEIKDEIAAEVQKMKDRGEKVPHLAAVLVGDDGASLTYVGSKVRSCERVGFESTMVRMSNTTSELELLKKIHELNENDDIDGFIIQLPLPEQINTQKVLMAVNPDKDVDGFHPENFGKMALDMSTFIPATPFGILELLERYDVETKGKHTVVIGRSHIVGRPMSILMGRRGFPGNSTVTLTHSHTKNITQITCQADIIITALGQPNFLKAEMVKDDAVIIDVGITRVPDENAKRGYVITGDVDFENVSKKASHITPVPGGVGPMTIAMLLKNTLLARERHIMANRK
- the ffh gene encoding signal recognition particle protein — its product is MFNNLSEKLDKALHVLKGHGSITEVNVAETLKEVRRALLDADVNFKIAKDFTNTVKEKALGQNVLTTLQPGQLMVKLVKDELTELMGGDAAGINLSGKPSIILMSGLQGSGKTTFSGKLANYLKTKKTKKPLLVACDVYRPAAIDQLHIVGEQIKVDVFSDKGNTDPVAIAEAGVAFAKENGHNVVIIDTAGRLAVDEAMMTEIANIHKAIEPQETLFVVDSMTGQDAVNTAKAFNDILNFDGVILTKLDGDTRGGAAISIKSVVNKPIKFIGTGEKMEAIDVFYPSRMADRILGMGDVVSLVERAQEQFDEEEARKLQKKIAKNQFGFDDFLKQIQQVKKMGNMKDLVGMIPGASKAMKGMEIEDDAFKHIEALIHSMTPDERSKPTTINASRKKRIAKGAGRSVQEMNQLLKQFDQMSKMMKMMQGGGGRKLMQMMKGMGG
- a CDS encoding LamG domain-containing protein produces the protein MNGIAPIKFIKTLFSLLAICLCFNSCQEENVEISESNPAATLVANTALPQLMERMTLLDGSLDNIIDNSNCFLVDLPVTVSVNGTTIVVNSTNDYATILELLNQSTDETVAITYPITIILSDYTEITIENEAALLSQISNCSGPNQPDIDIECIDFQYPFSIAIFNVNFEVIETVNITHDQQLYTFLATLSSGVVASINYPINLQTADGTTISVNNNSALEAAIAAADNTCDEDDDNNYNDADCTQTQVTANLADCFWRITNLDGNTQLEYEFYFNADGSFTFSIEPSSSNIFEGNWEVAISQGNLVLNISNVSANITTLNGSWIIDECSENELQLHSGNQEVTLQKSCENTTPFECFENIETTICDEDNPFDGFVEMNLEELFIANITCTQPYNFSFHQTEADANANIFALIPTAYTNTFPQETLYLRIEDVNGMYEVYTIIITVEDCCTNTTILTNDLILYLPFANETKDLVSNWEASGNYNYVSDRAGNATCAIAFSGNETIEIPVTTANQIVQGDAFSVSLWFKMQNTDPTNYEILFQKGAVISEGFQLSVFDLNTPVFSDANSGYGLWDDPWNMDTNLPTDTTNWHHLVLTVDTNNTVRLYRDGIQRNEDVNSTIDIGNSSLTNYILGNGFQGHLDDIRVYKVALNPNEVSTLFTLEADCNICL
- a CDS encoding RNA polymerase sigma factor yields the protein MPKPLQDNICNELMFSKIFKKHYQSLYSYLYYKFGDYLNPEDKAQEAFTKLWQNCGKVTPAKAKSYVFTIGNNMMLNEVKHHKVVLQHRKIKPRSHTNENPEFLMQEQEYLQKLQRAIGNLTESERVAFLMNRVEGKKHKEIAALLDISTKAVEKRIYRALSKLREEINEL